One Coffea arabica cultivar ET-39 chromosome 5e, Coffea Arabica ET-39 HiFi, whole genome shotgun sequence DNA segment encodes these proteins:
- the LOC113688433 gene encoding uncharacterized protein: MMKSPKIPFQKISTPRTSMELTNVAKLIERKWNPIPLPHGTIPEPKGQDLDYVNVAHSHLIHFDWCKLDKLASGLTPFRVKHLLLRTQKDYVLSLEFFKWVELKNSSSISLQTHSIILHILTKNRKFKSAETILRRVIQLSLGSLDLPSKLFEALVYSYRICDSSPRVFDALFKTYAHLKKFRNATDTFSLMKEYGFLPTIESCNAYLSSLISLNRSDIALSFYKEMQRSHISPNVYTLNMVIGAFTKLGNTEKAVKVFKEMEKMNISPTVASYNTLIAGYCSQGLLSTSLKLKKLMEKNGLRPNEVTYNTLMNAFCKAGKLHEAGKLFKEMKTMDVAPNTISYNILIDGYSQAENSEMAGRLFEEMSVNGIKADIITYNALILGLCKEGKTRKAAYLVKELDREKFVPNSSTFSAIITGQCVRKNSERALQLYRSMIRTGCHPNKVTLGMLISTFIENEDYDGAAMVLREMLERSISPDPGTLSELCNGLCKDGKEEVATSLCKGLEARHLMPESFQKT, from the coding sequence ATGATGAAGTCCCCAAAGATCCCATTTCAGAAAATTTCAACCCCAAGAACTTCTATGGAATTAACAAATGTGGCGAAATTGATAGAAAGGAAGTGGAATCCAATTCCTCTGCCACATGGAACCATCCCTGAACCTAAAGGCCAAGACCTTGATTATGTGAACGTTGCTCATAGTCATCTTATACATTTTGATTGGTGTAAGCTTGATAAATTGGCCTCTGGTTTGACCCCATTTCGAGTTAAGCATTTATTGTTGAGAACGCAAAAGGATTACGTTCTTTCACTTGAATTTTTCAAGTGGGTTGAACTCAAGAACTCGAGCTCAATTAGCCTTCAAACACATTCCATCATTCTGCATATTCTTACTAAAAATAGGAAATTTAAGTCGGCTGAGACAATCCTTAGGAGAGTCATTCAATTGAGTTTGGGTTCATTGGATCTTCCTTCTAAATTGTTTGAGGCCTTAGTGTATTCCTATCGAATTTGTGATTCTTCACCCCGTGTTTTTGATGCATTGTTCAAGACTTATGCACATCTGAAGAAGTTTAGGAATGCCACAGACACATTTAGTCTTATGAAGGAATACGGGTTCTTGCCTACAATTGAGTCTTGCAATGCATACTTGAGCTCGTTGATTAGTTTGAATAGGTCTGATATTGCATTATCATTTTACAAAGAAATGCAAAGGTCCCATATTTCCCCAAATGTTTATACTCTTAACATGGTGATTGGTGCTTTCACCAAATTGGGGAATACAGAAAAGGCAGTTAAGGTGTTTAAGGAGATGGAGAAGATGAATATTAGTCCAACTGTCGCATCGTATAATACATTGATTGCAGGATACTGTAGTCAGGGTCTTCTGAGCACTAGTCTGAAGCTCAAGAAGCTCATGGAGAAGAATGGGCTCCGTCCAAATGAGGTTACGTACAACACCCTCATGAATGCTTTTTGCAAGGCAGGGAAGTTGCACGAAGCTGGTAAGCTTTTCAAGGAAATGAAAACCATGGATGTTGCTCCTAATACTATATCCTACAATATATTGATTGACGGTTACAGCCAAGCGGAGAACAGTGAGATGGCTGGTCGTCTTTTTGAGGAGATGTCAGTAAATGGTATTAAGGCAGATATAATCACTTACAATGCATTGATTTTGGGACTATGTAAAGAGGGAAAGACAAGGAAAGCTGCATATCTGGTGAAAGAGCTGGATAGAGAAAAATTTGTTCCAAACTCTTCTACCTTCTCTGCTATTATTACTGGGCAATGTGTTAGAAAGAACTCTGAGCGTGCTCTTCAACTCTACAGAAGCATGATAAGGACTGGTTGTCATCCAAACAAAGTGACACTGGGGATGCTGATATCCACTTTCATTGAGAATGAGGATTATGATGGAGCTGCTATGGTTTTGAGGGAGATGCTTGAGAGATCCATTTCCCCTGATCCAGGTACTTTATCAGAGCTTTGCAATGGACTTTGTAAAGATGGCAAAGAAGAAGTGGCAACCAGTTTGTGTAAAGGGTTAGAAGCTAGGCATCTCATGCcagaaagttttcaaaagacTTGA